A single genomic interval of Flavobacterium sp. N2820 harbors:
- the gldI gene encoding gliding motility-associated peptidyl-prolyl isomerase GldI, with protein MKKFTYILIASIVLTSCSQQQEQARKPISHSSGTFIKESIERNKILVASEEKIIDSLIKNDTLKQYIASNKGYWYKYETKVDEATAFPKRGDITYFDYEIKDLKSRVIYTKSETKPQIYYVDKENIMMGLRDGIKLMKKGETVTFLFPSHMAYGYHGDDKKIGTNEPLICTVTLNDIKLDTQAKN; from the coding sequence ATGAAAAAATTTACCTACATACTCATTGCTTCCATTGTTCTTACTAGTTGTTCGCAACAGCAAGAGCAAGCTCGCAAGCCGATTTCACACTCATCTGGAACATTCATTAAAGAATCCATTGAGCGAAATAAAATATTGGTAGCAAGCGAAGAAAAAATAATTGATTCGTTAATAAAAAATGACACTTTAAAACAGTACATCGCATCAAATAAAGGATACTGGTACAAGTACGAAACTAAAGTAGATGAAGCAACGGCTTTTCCTAAAAGAGGAGATATTACTTATTTTGATTACGAAATTAAAGATTTAAAAAGTCGTGTAATTTATACCAAATCAGAAACTAAACCTCAAATTTATTATGTAGATAAAGAAAACATTATGATGGGTTTACGTGATGGTATTAAACTAATGAAGAAAGGTGAAACTGTTACTTTTTTATTCCCTTCACATATGGCGTATGGCTATCATGGCGATGATAAAAAAATTGGCACAAATGAACCTTTGATTTGTACTGTAACTTTAAATGACATAAAATTAGATACTCAAGCAAAAAATTAA
- a CDS encoding peptidylprolyl isomerase, protein MKNIIKSLAIALSFITLGFAQDKKQDGIFAEINTTKGKIVIELEYKKTPITVANFISLAEGKNTQVTEALKGKPYYDGLKFHRVIADFMIQGGCPKGDGSGDPGYKFVDEFTDLTHSGSGILSMANAGTGTNGSQFFITHKETPWLDGKHTVFGHVVSGQEIVDKIAQNDVINSIVIIRNGKEAKKFKAEKIFKAYFEKKEENDRIQNAKNEAIKKSLAEIAAEKQKKQAELEAQKLKEAKDKAIKEFANATTTPSGLKYIVLQEGTGNKPVATSNVKVHYTGMFLDGKIFDSSVQRGETIDFGLNQVIKGWTEGVQLMKEGAKYKFYIPSNLAYGERGAGGVIPPNTDLIFEVELIKINQ, encoded by the coding sequence ATGAAAAACATAATTAAATCGTTAGCAATTGCACTAAGTTTTATTACCTTAGGATTTGCACAAGACAAAAAGCAAGATGGAATTTTTGCTGAAATCAACACTACAAAAGGGAAAATTGTAATTGAATTGGAATACAAAAAAACGCCTATTACTGTAGCAAATTTTATTTCACTTGCTGAAGGTAAAAATACGCAAGTAACTGAAGCTTTAAAAGGAAAACCCTACTATGATGGATTAAAGTTTCATAGAGTAATTGCTGATTTTATGATACAAGGTGGATGTCCAAAAGGTGATGGATCTGGTGATCCTGGATACAAATTTGTAGATGAATTTACAGATTTAACACACAGCGGATCAGGAATTTTATCAATGGCAAATGCTGGAACTGGTACTAATGGAAGTCAATTTTTCATTACACATAAAGAAACACCATGGTTAGATGGCAAACACACTGTTTTTGGACATGTAGTTTCTGGACAAGAAATCGTAGATAAAATTGCACAAAATGATGTAATTAATTCAATTGTAATTATTAGAAACGGAAAAGAAGCTAAAAAATTCAAAGCAGAAAAAATATTTAAAGCCTACTTTGAAAAAAAAGAAGAAAACGATAGAATTCAAAATGCTAAAAATGAGGCAATAAAAAAATCATTAGCCGAAATTGCAGCAGAAAAACAAAAAAAACAAGCTGAATTAGAAGCTCAAAAACTAAAAGAAGCGAAAGACAAAGCAATAAAAGAATTTGCTAATGCAACAACAACTCCAAGCGGCTTAAAATACATTGTATTGCAAGAAGGAACAGGAAATAAACCCGTTGCAACAAGTAATGTAAAAGTGCATTACACTGGTATGTTTTTAGACGGAAAAATTTTTGACAGTAGTGTACAAAGAGGTGAGACTATCGATTTTGGCTTAAACCAAGTAATTAAAGGTTGGACAGAAGGTGTTCAATTAATGAAAGAAGGAGCAAAATACAAATTCTATATTCCATCCAATTTAGCTTATGGTGAAAGAGGTGCTGGCGGTGTTATTCCTCCAAATACTGATTTGATTTTCGAAGTTGAATTAATCAAGATAAATCAATAA
- the typA gene encoding translational GTPase TypA — translation MTSIRNIAIIAHVDHGKTTLVDKIMYHCQLFRENENTGDLILDNNDLERERGITITSKNVSVTYKGTKINIIDTPGHADFGGEVERVLNMADGVCLLVDAFEGPMPQTRFVLQKAIDLGLKPCVVINKVDKENCTPEEVHEKVFDLMFELGATEAQLDFPTVYGSAKNNWMSDDFRNQTENIEPLLDMVLAHVPAPKVSEGTPQMLITSLDFSSFTGRIAIGRLERGVLKEGMPISLVKRDGKVIKSRIKELHTFEGLGRKKVDEVIAGDICAIIGIEGFEIGDTIADFENPEALQTIAIDEPTMSMLFTINDSPFFGKEGKFVTSRHIRDRLTKELEKNLAMKLGETDSADKFMVFGRGVLHLSVLIETMRREGYELQIGQPQVIIKEIDGQKCEPIEELTIDLPENLSGRAVEFVTIRKGEMLSMEAKGERMIVKFNIPSRGIIGLRNQLLTATAGEAIMSHRYIGYEPFKGAIPGRNNGSLISMENGKAIPYSIDKLQDRGKFFVEPNAEIYEGQVIGENSRGDDMCINVTKAKKQSNVRSSGNDEKARIIPPIIFSLEEALEYIQKDEYVEVTPKSIRLRKIYLTENDRKRFKI, via the coding sequence ATGACTTCTATTAGAAACATCGCAATTATTGCACACGTTGACCACGGTAAAACTACCTTGGTTGATAAAATTATGTACCACTGTCAATTGTTTCGTGAAAACGAAAACACGGGAGACCTAATCTTAGATAATAATGATTTAGAGCGTGAAAGAGGTATTACTATTACTTCTAAAAATGTTTCTGTAACTTATAAAGGAACAAAAATCAACATTATTGACACTCCTGGTCACGCCGATTTTGGTGGTGAGGTTGAACGTGTACTTAATATGGCTGATGGTGTTTGTTTATTAGTAGATGCTTTTGAAGGCCCAATGCCTCAAACGCGTTTCGTATTGCAAAAAGCAATTGACTTAGGATTAAAACCTTGTGTGGTTATCAATAAAGTAGATAAAGAAAACTGTACTCCAGAAGAAGTACATGAAAAAGTTTTCGACTTAATGTTTGAATTAGGTGCTACTGAAGCGCAGTTAGATTTTCCAACCGTTTATGGTTCGGCTAAAAATAACTGGATGTCTGATGATTTTAGAAATCAAACAGAAAACATCGAGCCTTTGTTAGATATGGTTTTGGCACACGTTCCAGCTCCAAAAGTTTCTGAAGGAACACCTCAAATGTTAATTACATCTTTAGATTTCTCTTCTTTCACTGGTCGTATTGCGATTGGTCGTTTAGAAAGAGGTGTTTTAAAAGAAGGAATGCCAATATCTTTAGTTAAAAGAGATGGTAAAGTAATCAAATCAAGAATTAAAGAATTACATACTTTTGAAGGTCTTGGACGTAAAAAAGTTGACGAAGTAATTGCTGGTGATATTTGTGCAATTATCGGAATTGAAGGATTTGAAATTGGTGATACTATTGCTGATTTTGAAAATCCTGAAGCGTTACAAACTATCGCTATTGATGAGCCTACGATGAGTATGTTGTTTACTATTAACGATTCGCCTTTCTTTGGTAAAGAAGGTAAATTTGTAACATCGCGTCACATTAGAGATCGTCTAACCAAAGAATTAGAGAAAAACTTAGCGATGAAGTTAGGTGAAACTGATTCTGCTGATAAATTCATGGTGTTTGGTCGTGGCGTTCTTCACTTATCGGTTCTTATTGAAACGATGAGAAGAGAAGGTTATGAATTACAAATTGGTCAACCACAGGTAATCATCAAAGAAATTGATGGTCAAAAATGTGAACCAATTGAAGAATTAACAATCGATTTACCAGAAAATCTTTCAGGTAGAGCTGTAGAATTCGTAACTATCCGTAAAGGAGAAATGCTTTCTATGGAAGCTAAAGGAGAACGTATGATTGTGAAATTCAATATTCCATCTCGTGGAATTATCGGATTGAGAAATCAATTGTTAACAGCTACTGCTGGTGAAGCAATTATGTCACACCGTTATATTGGATACGAGCCTTTCAAAGGAGCTATTCCAGGACGTAACAATGGTTCTTTAATTTCTATGGAAAACGGAAAAGCTATTCCTTATTCTATTGATAAATTACAAGATAGAGGTAAATTCTTCGTGGAGCCAAATGCTGAGATTTATGAAGGTCAGGTAATTGGTGAAAACTCTCGTGGTGATGATATGTGTATCAACGTAACTAAGGCTAAAAAACAGTCAAACGTACGTTCATCTGGAAATGATGAAAAAGCAAGAATTATTCCACCGATTATTTTCTCATTAGAAGAAGCATTAGAATACATTCAAAAAGATGAATATGTTGAGGTTACTCCAAAATCTATTCGTTTAAGAAAAATTTATTTGACAGAAAACGATAGAAAACGTTTTAAAATATAA
- the rpsT gene encoding 30S ribosomal protein S20 — MANHKSALKRIRSNEKRRVLNRYQHKTTRNAIKAIRLATDKADASAKLSSVISMIDKLAKKNIIHDNKASNLKSKLTKHVASL; from the coding sequence ATGGCAAATCATAAATCTGCTTTAAAAAGAATTAGAAGTAACGAGAAAAGAAGAGTATTAAACAGATACCAACACAAAACTACTCGTAATGCAATCAAAGCTATTCGTTTAGCTACTGATAAAGCTGATGCTTCTGCAAAATTATCATCTGTAATTTCTATGATTGATAAGTTAGCTAAGAAAAATATCATTCACGATAATAAAGCTTCTAACTTAAAATCTAAATTAACTAAACATGTAGCTTCTTTATAG
- a CDS encoding peptidylprolyl isomerase translates to MKPIAILFISLITLFSSCSKSYDQLKEGVYADIETSKGNMIVKLEYKKVPNTVANFITLSEGKNPFVSEEFKNKPFYDGLKFHRVITDFMIQGGDPNGDGSGGPGYKFKDEFHPDLKHSKAGILSMANAGPGTNGSQFFITHKETPWLDNMHSVFGEVIEGLEIINTIESDDVIEKVTIVRIGSEAKKFDAIKIFKNYYSKVAKEQKEAEEKAKVLAESKTKEINDLKVNGTKSKSGLIYEIITPGDGKKPTAGSKIYINYAGFLENGLQFDTTIEESAKQFGTYNPNKAAQNGYAPYPAAIGNLQFIPGFVEGINLLNFGGKAKLYIPSNLAYGPQGAGGIIPPNANIYFEIELLENPTK, encoded by the coding sequence ATGAAACCTATTGCAATTTTATTTATAAGTTTAATTACACTTTTCTCCTCTTGTTCAAAATCATACGACCAACTTAAGGAAGGGGTTTATGCCGACATTGAAACATCAAAAGGAAACATGATTGTTAAGCTAGAGTACAAAAAAGTACCAAATACTGTTGCCAATTTCATAACACTATCGGAAGGAAAAAACCCTTTTGTAAGTGAAGAATTTAAGAACAAACCTTTTTATGATGGTCTAAAATTTCACAGAGTTATTACAGACTTTATGATTCAAGGAGGTGATCCTAATGGTGATGGTTCTGGAGGTCCAGGCTATAAATTTAAAGATGAATTTCATCCTGATTTAAAGCATTCAAAAGCAGGAATTCTTTCTATGGCAAATGCAGGCCCTGGTACGAATGGAAGTCAATTCTTTATCACACATAAAGAAACACCTTGGTTAGACAATATGCATAGTGTTTTCGGCGAAGTTATTGAAGGATTAGAGATCATCAATACCATTGAATCTGATGACGTTATTGAAAAGGTAACAATTGTTAGAATTGGAAGTGAAGCCAAAAAATTTGATGCCATTAAAATCTTTAAAAACTATTATTCAAAGGTAGCTAAAGAACAAAAAGAAGCGGAAGAAAAAGCAAAAGTATTAGCTGAAAGCAAAACAAAAGAAATCAATGATTTAAAAGTAAACGGTACCAAATCTAAATCAGGTTTAATTTATGAAATTATCACACCTGGTGACGGTAAAAAACCTACAGCAGGAAGCAAAATTTACATCAATTATGCAGGGTTTTTAGAAAATGGCTTGCAATTTGACACTACTATTGAAGAAAGCGCAAAACAATTTGGAACCTATAATCCAAATAAAGCAGCTCAAAATGGTTATGCTCCTTATCCAGCAGCCATAGGAAATTTGCAGTTTATTCCCGGATTTGTTGAAGGAATTAATTTATTAAACTTTGGAGGAAAAGCAAAACTGTATATTCCTTCAAACTTAGCCTATGGACCACAAGGAGCTGGAGGAATAATTCCACCAAACGCAAACATTTATTTTGAAATTGAACTATTAGAAAATCCAACTAAATAA
- the proS gene encoding proline--tRNA ligase codes for MSKNLTTREEDYSKWYNELVVKADLAENSGVRGCMVIKPYGYAIWEKMQAQLDKMFKETGHSNAYFPLFVPKSMFEAEEKNAEGFAKECAIVTHYRLKNDPDKPGKLMVDPNAKLEEELIVRPTSEAIIWSTYKGWVQSYRDLPLLINQWANVVRWEMRTRLFLRTAEFLWQEGHTAHATRQEAIEESEKMMHVYADFVQNFMAIPVVKGLKTETERFAGADETYCIEALMQDGKALQAGTSHFLGQNFAKAFDVKFANKEGKQEYVWGTSWGVSTRLMGALVMTHSDDKGLVLPPNLAPIQVVIVPIYKTDEQFDAISEQVNSLTAELRKLGISVKYDNRDTQKPGFKFAEWELKGVPVRIALGPNDLENGTYEIARRDNLSKEVVSKEGVASYIQNLLETIQNDMFAKALDYRDTHITVVNSFDEFKALLDTKGGFLSAHWDGTAETEEKIKELTKATIRCIALDRVEEAGSCIFTGAPSKGRVLFAKAY; via the coding sequence ATGAGCAAAAATTTAACTACAAGAGAAGAAGATTATTCCAAATGGTATAATGAATTAGTTGTAAAGGCTGATTTAGCTGAGAATTCAGGAGTAAGAGGATGTATGGTAATCAAGCCATATGGTTATGCAATTTGGGAAAAAATGCAAGCCCAATTGGATAAAATGTTCAAAGAAACAGGTCATAGCAATGCCTATTTTCCGCTTTTTGTACCGAAAAGTATGTTTGAAGCCGAAGAAAAAAATGCAGAAGGCTTTGCAAAAGAATGTGCCATTGTAACACATTATAGACTAAAAAATGATCCCGATAAGCCCGGGAAATTAATGGTTGATCCAAATGCTAAATTGGAAGAAGAACTAATCGTTCGTCCTACCAGTGAGGCAATTATTTGGTCAACATATAAGGGTTGGGTTCAGTCCTATAGAGACTTACCTTTACTTATCAATCAATGGGCAAATGTTGTTCGTTGGGAAATGAGAACCCGTTTATTTTTAAGAACAGCCGAATTTTTATGGCAAGAAGGACATACCGCTCACGCAACGCGTCAAGAAGCGATTGAAGAATCTGAAAAAATGATGCATGTGTATGCCGATTTTGTACAAAATTTCATGGCAATTCCGGTTGTAAAAGGGTTGAAAACTGAAACAGAACGTTTTGCTGGAGCAGATGAAACTTATTGTATTGAAGCGTTAATGCAAGATGGAAAAGCATTGCAAGCAGGAACCTCACACTTTTTAGGTCAAAATTTTGCAAAAGCTTTTGATGTTAAATTTGCCAATAAAGAAGGAAAGCAGGAATACGTTTGGGGAACTTCTTGGGGAGTTTCAACCCGTTTAATGGGAGCTTTAGTGATGACGCATTCTGATGATAAAGGTTTGGTTTTACCTCCAAATTTAGCGCCAATTCAAGTGGTAATTGTTCCTATATATAAAACAGATGAACAATTTGATGCAATTTCAGAACAAGTAAATAGCTTAACTGCTGAACTTCGAAAATTAGGAATTTCTGTTAAGTACGATAATAGAGATACACAAAAACCAGGATTTAAGTTTGCTGAATGGGAATTAAAAGGTGTTCCTGTTCGAATTGCTCTTGGACCAAACGATTTAGAAAATGGAACTTATGAAATTGCTCGTAGAGATAATTTGTCAAAAGAAGTAGTTTCAAAAGAAGGTGTAGCATCTTATATTCAAAATTTATTGGAAACCATTCAAAATGATATGTTTGCTAAAGCATTGGATTACAGAGATACGCATATTACAGTGGTGAATTCTTTCGACGAATTTAAAGCGCTATTAGACACTAAAGGAGGCTTTTTATCGGCACATTGGGATGGCACTGCTGAAACAGAAGAAAAGATAAAAGAGTTAACAAAAGCAACTATTAGATGTATTGCTTTAGATAGAGTAGAAGAAGCGGGAAGCTGTATATTTACAGGTGCTCCCTCTAAAGGAAGGGTGCTTTTTGCTAAGGCATATTAA